One Gemmatimonadota bacterium genomic region harbors:
- a CDS encoding Ig-like domain-containing protein, with product MMQFRTRSRSPRPAVGRRSRFLPLAVLALAALSACGDDPSSPTIPGKISRVGGDSQSVVAGTVMANPMVVEVLAQNGKPLAGQTVTWSLATGASGTLPSSTSITDATGRASLGFTAGTVAGKAEITAIVGSLQGTIFWQQVVAGPASLLAKFAGDGAAGLAGAGVQVVVKVTDVHGNAVSGVTVSWAAGSSGGTLSDATSTSDSAGLARVTITLGRVRGSTPCARRAGRSPRRRLQRDGDLASRPETGLEHAGCSGPSLRPAIRCGGSVSVMCHMGRDRRIPHRRYDTRFGDSTMFRPVRSAALLTLLIGAGACADSLGTGDSTPTVSQALTAAFTTVPAEFSNNTSSFGGDSDGVSSLWLPGPGGRSFGREGLMGGGLGDAFAGSMSAGRGFGHHGPFGGRYGGGRTCDGTFSAGTGWFVCTPVTRNGVTVNQQMQYKTTAGVVQSAFDTATTNSVQVKTNVAGTVSYVRDSSKGPSWGGRKGPPHIGRLIGDSTTILTANTTLGHTSDRTVAGLAAGSTKRTVAGTSTGEESTTGTSSKGNFTARRVAADTTRGVEIPIVDGKPTYPTAGTVIRTMTATVTFAGATPITASRREVITYDGSATAKVVITINGEVKNCTMALPRGRPSCS from the coding sequence ATGATGCAGTTTCGCACGCGCTCTCGTTCGCCGCGCCCGGCTGTCGGTCGGCGCTCGCGCTTTCTCCCGCTGGCCGTCCTCGCCCTGGCGGCGCTGTCGGCCTGCGGCGACGACCCGTCCAGCCCGACCATCCCCGGGAAGATCTCGCGCGTCGGCGGCGACTCGCAGTCGGTGGTGGCCGGGACGGTGATGGCCAACCCGATGGTGGTGGAAGTGCTGGCGCAGAACGGCAAGCCACTCGCGGGTCAAACGGTCACATGGTCGCTGGCCACGGGCGCGAGCGGGACGTTGCCGTCGTCGACGAGCATCACCGACGCGACCGGGCGGGCCTCGCTCGGCTTCACCGCCGGCACCGTGGCGGGAAAGGCGGAGATCACGGCGATCGTCGGGTCGCTCCAGGGGACGATCTTCTGGCAACAGGTGGTGGCAGGGCCGGCGTCGCTCCTGGCCAAGTTCGCCGGTGATGGGGCCGCTGGGTTGGCGGGGGCGGGGGTGCAGGTGGTGGTGAAGGTCACGGATGTCCACGGAAACGCCGTGTCGGGGGTGACGGTGTCATGGGCCGCCGGCAGCAGCGGCGGAACGCTGAGCGACGCGACGAGCACGAGCGACAGCGCCGGGCTGGCCCGCGTGACGATCACCCTGGGGCGAGTCCGGGGCTCTACACCGTGCGCGCGACGAGCGGGACGCTCCCCGCGGCGACGTCTTCAGCGTGACGGCGATCTAGCCTCGCGGCCCGAGACGGGGCTGGAGCATGCGGGGTGCAGCGGACCATCGCTGCGCCCCGCGATTCGTTGTGGGGGGAGCGTCTCCGTCATGTGTCATATGGGCAGGGACCGGCGTATCCCCCACCGTCGGTACGATACCCGTTTCGGAGACTCCACCATGTTTCGCCCTGTTCGTTCCGCAGCCTTGTTGACCCTTCTGATCGGCGCGGGGGCCTGCGCCGATTCCCTCGGCACCGGCGATTCGACGCCCACGGTGAGCCAGGCGTTGACCGCGGCCTTCACCACCGTGCCAGCCGAGTTCTCCAACAACACGTCGAGCTTCGGCGGTGACTCCGACGGCGTGTCGAGCCTGTGGCTTCCCGGCCCCGGTGGGCGCTCGTTCGGGCGCGAGGGGTTGATGGGGGGCGGACTGGGTGACGCGTTTGCCGGGTCGATGTCGGCCGGGCGCGGCTTTGGCCATCACGGACCGTTCGGCGGGCGCTACGGTGGCGGTCGTACGTGCGATGGCACCTTCAGTGCCGGCACCGGATGGTTTGTCTGCACCCCGGTCACGAGGAATGGCGTGACGGTGAACCAGCAGATGCAGTACAAGACGACGGCTGGCGTCGTGCAGTCGGCCTTCGACACCGCGACCACCAACTCGGTGCAGGTCAAGACGAACGTGGCGGGTACGGTGAGCTACGTGCGCGACTCGTCCAAGGGACCGTCGTGGGGCGGCCGGAAGGGTCCCCCGCACATCGGGCGCCTGATTGGCGACAGCACGACGATCCTGACGGCGAACACGACGCTGGGACACACGAGCGACCGGACGGTGGCGGGGCTGGCCGCCGGGAGCACGAAGCGCACGGTGGCCGGGACGTCGACCGGTGAGGAGTCGACCACCGGGACGTCGAGCAAGGGGAACTTCACCGCCAGGCGTGTGGCCGCCGACACGACCCGTGGGGTCGAGATCCCGATCGTCGATGGCAAGCCGACGTATCCGACGGCCGGCACGGTGATCCGCACGATGACCGCGACCGTGACGTTCGCCGGGGCGACGCCGATCACCGCCAGCCGCCGCGAGGTCATCACCTACGACGGCAGCGCCACGGCCAAGGTCGTGATCACGATCAACGGCGAAGTGAAGAACTGCACGATGGCGCTCCCGCGCGGGCGCCCGAGCTGCTCGTAA